A genome region from Erythrolamprus reginae isolate rEryReg1 chromosome 4, rEryReg1.hap1, whole genome shotgun sequence includes the following:
- the LOC139166325 gene encoding vitelline membrane outer layer protein 1-like yields MDLSVSTVLLLTIVCCLGNPEIQDIHRIINVENGGGWGFWGSNSFCPQGYADGFSLKVEVPQGSGDDTAVNGIRLHCSDGGYIQSAVGPWGAWTRYQYCRSTYYLVSFNLRVEPPQGSGDDTAVNNIQFTCSDGEVLRGNGENWGTFDKWSSHCPSSSKGICGMRTRLEIEQGSGDDTAINDVQFFCC; encoded by the exons ATGGACCTCTCTGTCAGCACCGTTCTTCTTCTGACCATCGTCTGCTGCCTGGGGAATCCCGAAATTCAAGATATCCACCGTATAATCAATGTAGAAAATGGGGGTGGTTGGGGTTTCTGGGGCAGTAATAGCTTTTGTCCTCAAGGCTATGCAGATGGCTTCTCCCTAAAG GTAGAAGTTCCCCAAGGAAGTGGTGATGACACAGCTGTGAATGGAATCCGTTTGCACTGTTCCGATGGCGGATACATTCAGTCTGCAGTTGGGCC GTGGGGAGCCTGGACCAGGTACCAGTACTGTCGGTCAACATACTACCTGGTTTCCTTTAATCTGAGAGTGGAACCCCCTCAAGGAAGTGGTGATGATACCGCAGTCAACAACATCCAGTTCACCTGCAGTGATGGTGAGGTTCTGAGGGGCAATGGCGAGAATTGGGGAACATTTGACAAGTGGTCTAGTCACTGCCCCTCAAGTTCAAAGGGTATATGTGGGATGCGAACAAGGTTGGAGATAGAACAGGGTTCTGGTGATGACACCGCAATCAATGATGTGCAGTTTTTCTGCTGTTAA